The region TTAGGGCAAAAACATGATGAATCATTTTGTGAGTTTTGTTTTATCCACAGAGTGTTTTTCACTGCCttcacaagaaaagaaaaaacacaattaaccATACACTAGTTTGGACATAGACTTGCCACTGGCATTTAGAGATAGAACATTTGAGAGCATCATGAATGCCAGTTTTGCAAGGGGACACATTTAAAATAGGTCACCTTGTAACACTGGGCAagcttcattttttcttttggaaGTTTTGATTAGGAACACAAGAAGCTTGAGAAATACTGAAGGCTGAAAGAACAACTGGAGAAGATGTGGGGAGTGAAGGTGGGAGAGTGGCTCCTAAGACTCCGTATATTCTAGAATAatttcatacaaagtgaaatatttgaggacttttttgtttcaatcCTATTGACTGTTGCATAGCCTACTGCTCACAAAAAATCatctatctcaaaatattagaatattgttaAGAAGTCCAGTTTCTTGTCAGTTATCTCACTCTGATTCAGTGCACActaccacaatcatggggaagactgctgacttgactactGTCCAAGATGACGATCACTGACACTCTCCACCGCGAGAGTAAGCCATAGAGGGTCAATCCTCaggacaggctgttctcagaggctgcaTCAAGGCATactcatggaaagttgactggaatggaaaagtgtggtaagaaaaggtgcacatgCAACATgcatgagctcagccttcagagaattgtcaaacaaagcagatttaagAACTCACAAGGAGAGCCCTGACGCTGGAGTCAGCGGACCACACACAGAAGTCCAGGAAACGAACTGCAAGTGCCGTATTCCTTGTGTCGAGGCAATCCTAATCCACAGACAATGTCATAAGCATCATATGcattatcagctgtgaggccttctatagagaggtgtgtgcctttctaaatcatgtccaatctatttaatttaccacaggtggactccagtcaaggtgtagaaacatctcagcaaagatgcAGAGAAATGGTAGGAATCTGAGCATTTTTACTTAACTTACAAAAAGATCTAAAATTCTCTCTTCAGTTTGTCATGATGAAGTagtgagtgtagattaatgagaataagaattattgttttttactgtagcatcaggcagCAACATGACAGAACTGAAATGAATGTAGCGCTtgggtatatatatatatatatatatatgttttgtgAAAATGAGGCAGATATTATAAGGTTACGCTTCATTCTGCTCCTTTTCATTCAAAGTGTATAATTTTAtgttggatatgaattgttttgttttattgaaataaataaataaataaataaaatatagactatgaaaaaaatgaaagaggaAGAAGTCTTGTGAAAGAAGGTGGGGTTTTGCACAATCATTTAAGCTGCACTTACATCAAATATGTCATCCAGAAGGTGGCGGTAATGCATCGTACACGGACACTAACCGCCTTAAAACCTAAAACCCCAAACAGGAAGACGAGTAAAAAAACGacgaagaagaaaaaggaagtAAACCGAAGTAATCACAAGCGGGTGTTTTTATCCATTGGAGGATGATGGGAGTGATGtccctgttttgttttgttttgttttgttctttactAGTAAATAACAGAAATGTTGCCTGTTGATCTTCTCAGAGGTTTTGTGAACGAGAGACTAACGGCTGCGGCTGAAGAAATATTTGAGGTTTTTAAAAGAACTATCGTCGAGTATGAAGACGAGATCAACCGTCAGAGGAGACTGCTGGATATCGTTTGGAAACCTCACGTTAAATTACAGAGAATAGGTGAGAAATATTACTTTAGAAAAATATTAACAGAGGAGGTCCATTCATTGAATTCTTTTTGTTCAGTTTCATTTGACTTTCTTGTGCTCCTCTAGAGATACCACAACGACATGtctgtgaggaggaggaggttctGTCAGACCAGCAGCTCTGCTACCAGGAGAGGAACTCCAGCCTGGACCAACCTGAACCATCAATAGAGAACCTGCACATAAATTTACATAAAATAGGTTGGTAGACTGTTTTACCTATgatcagaggtggagaaagtACACGACTGttgtattcaagtaaaagtacagttactctggctaaaatgtacttaagtataAGTAGAATTACTACTCACGTGAAGGTAAGAAGTATGTAATTAACGTTTACTTTGaatactgagtagctactgaggagttgtacaataaaatatgatctttccttatctGCAAGAACAACATGAGAATAGATATCAAGCTTGGTTATTCAGGTAATTCACATCTCTTTAATGAAGTTAAATGCACAGCTAAATTGACAGTGTTATTTGAAGTTGGAGAATTAACCCTTTCAGCCTGAGAGGCCCCATATATGGAGTTAGCTTCACCTCCTCTGAGGAAAACATCTAAAAGGCAATCTCAAAGTCCATCAACAGAGTCCTGGCACACACCATTTGAAGCCAACAGATCACAGCAAACTTACAAGGACACATTTTTCGcctaaacaaaacacaactcaGACCACAACCAGTAGAATGAAAAGAtgtcaaaaactgcagttcctctaAACACTGCAAACACCACGATTGTGTGacacaaaatcacacaaatttaGCAAGTAATTTGTGCTGCATTCAACATGTTCTTCACTTCATTCACTTACTTGcaaaaattcttttaaaaatctgaactcAAGTGAACCACTCACAACATGATGGAAAAATCAGCATAAAGATCAGGAGGAGGATCACGAAGAGGACATTGTTCATGCTTTGTGTGAAAACACAGTAACTCGTTGGATAACTTCAtgcatggtgcaaatgtgtttcacatcacaaacaacaacaatccaccagaaatgTGAGCAAAGGAGTTCCAGCAGTCAATCAAATAGGTGATCGGTAGAATGTAATGCAGATACTGATAATtggggaaatgtcaaaaatcagCCAGACCAATAATTGGTCAAACCTTGCTGTCTAAAACCAGCCATGAAAAATGCACATCATCAAATTCTTCTTATGAATAACAACAATATTAAACACAAGCCTTGAATTTTCTGCATGCAGTTAAGAAATGAAGCATGGACTGCAGTTGATCCCAGGCCTCTGTTCGGGGTCCCCTTAGTTCTATTGGACTAGCATTTGCAGCTCATTTTTCTCACATAAATCTGTTGGGCTGATAAACAGTCTTGTTATGTGTTGTTTCAGAAATCCTGGAGCAACATGTctgtaaggaggaggaggttcTCTCTGACCAGCAGCTCTGTAACCAGGTGAAGAACTCCAGCCTGGACCAAGAGGACCCACAGCCTCCACAGATAAAAAAAGAACTAGAGGAAGTCTTCACCAGTCAGCTTGAACTGAGACAGGGGACTCAAAACATTAAACTGACTCTTACCAATGAGGATGGTGACAACTATGAACCAGAAACAGACATTGATCACCAGCTCCCCGCTCAGAGCTCTCCCCTTACTGAGAACCAAGATCCTGAAAGCAGCAGCAGTCATGGACACTCAGTGTCTGCTAGAAAAACAAAGTCACTCAATCATTCAAGTCACTCTCTTAAATCATCAGACAATGTTTGTGATCCTGGCAGAggtaaaaagtctttaaaatgtggCACACATGGTGAAGTTTTTAAGGAAAAGCTGTTTTCTTGCAAAACATGTGGGAAAAGATTCAGTAATTCTGCAAACTTGTCTAGACACAATGTAATTCATACAGGTGAGAGGCCACATACCTGTGAAACATGTGGAAAAGGTTTCAGACTTTACCAGGCATTGAAAACTCACATGGTGGTCCACACAGGTGAGAGGCCTTACTCCTGCAGCATCTGCGGACGAAGATTCACTCAGAGTTCAAACTTGGGTAGACACATGAGCATTCATGACAACATAAGGCCGTTTTCTTGCCAAACATGTGGCAAATCTTTCCGTGTGAATTTTGATTTGAAGGTCCACATGAGAACGCACACAGGTGATATGCCGTACTTCTGCAGTATCTGTGGCAAATTTTTCAGAGAAAATTTTGATCTAAAAGAACACCTGAATAAACACACAGGTGTGAGGCCTTACTCCTGCAGCATCTGTGGAAAAAGattctttgcaaaaaaaacctTGAACAGTCACTCTAAAATTCATTCAGGGAAAAAGCCGTTGTGACACATGTGGCAAATCTTTCAGATTTAAAGGGAATATGAAAGCACACATGCTATCACACACTAAAGAAAAGCCTCACACCTGCAACACCTGTGGGAAAGGATTTCGTTCCAAGTCCTCTATGTATAACCACATTAAGATCTTTCATTCAGATGACAAACAGTCTGGGAAGAAACCTGTGGAGCAAATTAAGAGTTAGGCCTTTGCCTAAGGGCAACCTGACAAAAGgcatgaaaattttaaaataatgctgAGGTGAATTTTGACACATTAGAAAATATATATTATGCATATTCTTAAAGCCACACTGTGGAAGTCTTCAGTGAGTTTTGCACTGTTCTCTGGTAAAATGAGATACATAAGCGCTGGtgttgtcatgataccagaattttaactttgataCTAAACTAAGTTTAGTATCACGAAGCCTAAAACTAAAACCTGATGGATCAGAAGCAGGATGTTCACAGGGGATGGTCCCATTTTGGAATTAATGGTTTAATAACCCAAAgtgtaaataaagaaatttaCAACAACGTTTGATTTATCATGTGTTTCTTGTCTGTATTCAAGTATTTGGTAATCTATGTTTACAATCCCAATTTCAAAAAATTGGGGCGCTGAGCcaaatattaatttaaacagaataaaattatatgcaaatctcataaacccatattttgaTTCACAGTAGAGTAGTGGTattcaactggtgggttggaacccaaaagtgggtcgcgacTAGGGgtcaagaaaaaaatggtgataaaagTCCTGGAGTCCAtattggacatgcattgatacctttgttttactgtgaaactgggtaaatttaaatgtttgatcaatatttaaaCTAATTAATCTCTTCTTGCAATATATAGCAACTTTTCcaatgataatgaagtaatttctcgaGATCtctgaaaaattggcaaaaatggacacataatgatggggaaagaagGTAtaaaatttttcagttttgtcctttttttatatcaggtgttttggtccaatcatttggtccaaactgcaacatatttaattaaataaatatgcatAGCTGAAAATTGTTCCAAAACTTGGGTCGCGATCTGCTGTAAGACAGAcaggtgggtcctgaggctgaaccagttgagagccactgcaaCTGAGCAtaaacatcagatgttgaaacagagacaTGTTGCCCAATCATGAaacatgagctcattttgactttaatgacagcaacacatctcaaaaaagtagggccAGGTCAACAAAAGGCTGGGAAATGaagtggtactgatgaaaaacagctggaggagcattttacagtTTATTAGGTTAATAAGCAACAGGTCAATAGcatggctgggtataaaaggagcattttagagaggcagagtttcTCAGTTCACCAATCTGGGGGAAAAAACATCTGACAACTTCAGAAGAATGTCcctcaatgaaaaaaatggtgaagactttgaatatcccaccatctacagtatgTAATgtaagattcagagaatctggagaaatctctgtgagcaagggccAGGTCTGTAAGccagtattggatgcttgtgatcttcggGCCCTCAGGTGGCCCGGTGgctctgtcaacacagtttgccatGCCAtgacaaatgcaagttaaagctgtatcatgtaagaagaagccatgtgtgaacacaatccagaaatgctgctgtcttctttcatttaaaatggactagGGCAAAACGGGAAACTGTTCCGTTGAATGAAAATTTGAAGATCTTTTTGGAACCGCATCTAccgtggactaaagaggagagagaccatGCACCTTGTTATCAGCATACaattcaaaagcctgcatctctgctggtatggggttgcattagtgcctatggcgtgggcagctctggaaacatctggaaagacactatcaataCTGAAGAGTAgatagaggtttaagagcaacatatgcttccatccaggcatctctgtcagggaaggccttgcatatttcagaaagacaatgctaaaccacatattgcatccatcacaacagcatggcttcacaataaaagagtcCAGGTTCTGAACTCGCTTGCCTACAGcgcagacctttcaccaatacaaaatgaaaaaaattcagCAAAAAAGAGCTGGGACTGTTGAGCATCTAGAAGCCTACAGCCGACACAAATGGAACAGCATAGGGGGCGCAGGTGGTCTAGTGGTTTAAGACATGTCCCTCGTATGGGGtcggcctgggtttgaatctggcctgtggcactttcccatGTCTCCCCctagctctctcatccctgttcccGATTCTACCCGCTGTCCTCTGCtattaataaaggcataaaaagcccaaacacAAGTCTTTGAAAAAATGGTAGAGCATTCCtccccaaaactccagcaactggtctcctccaTGTAAGtatttctctgctttttactatcaagagaggagaagaaaatatGAAGTAATTGCTGGATAACATTcacaagcatatttagctaactttagtagctCCATATTAGTAAATTTCATCATGGTTAGCTATGAGAAACATATCTTTTAAAGATGCATGCTGTCTCTCTCTACACCCCCAGCTTCTTTGGGTTGAAATATAATtgtgtatgttttttctttaaaattttggtATTTCTGATATCATTAGAAGTAAACAATGTGTCGCTTAAAGCAAGTAGTAACAAAAAAGTGAGGTGCGGGGTGAAAAGGAGCAGATTTGTTTTTGAAGAGACACCAAAACAGACTGTTCTGAGAAATACTGTTTAGAGCTGGattatacagggtcaaaaaccttTGTTGCTTGATCCATATTGTATTTTGACTAAAGTATAGCACAGACATTTCATTTAGACCACAGAggactgtggaaaaatatgataCTGTCCTTTATGAGAAAATGAAAGGTGCTCAGATGAGACTTTCTAGATGGTAAAATTgcatataaaaaatgttttaatggacAGTTTAATTattagaaacaaataaaaaaagcccACACTTTCATTTCCCTCTTTTATTATCTAAACTtctaaaatcaatgaaaaataaaatgtaaatctcCAGGTGTAACAGTTATAGTATTACCTACATTAAGGATTAGTTTATCTAACAATTTGGCAGAAGGATAAAAAAAgagatgcttttaaaaacaatctttttGTTAAGTTAATACAAAGCAGCAGGCGAATCACTCATTCTGTGTGTCCGAAGGTGGAACTGGTATCAGCGCTCCTGTGATGTCAAAGGCATCAATGAGCTCCTgggaaaagacaaagaaattgTTCATTAAATTACATCCCAAgacaaaaaaggtttatttcTTTGAAGTTCTTCCACTGAACAGGAAAATCTCACCTTCCATATCTTTGGGGTGATTGAGACAATGCCCTGTTTACGGCTGCCTGCGCCTTCAGCTGCCTCCTCACTCTCTTCTACAGGAGCTAAGAAAAAAGCAGACAATATTCGTTAATTCACCTTAAAGCCCAGGTCAGACTGCAGATTTGCAACACGGCAAGACAGTTGCAGACAACAGTTGCAGCTGTATGAGTGGAACTGTCCTCTAAGAagaaaacagttaaatctgtcatGCGTACAGTCTCTCACATTTTCTGCTGGTGCAGggtatgtatttttttaaccaatacaAATACCTTTACTTATTTACTACTGATTAATTTAAATGTCTTGACAAACTTTCAAATTTGacatttcaattaaataaacaaaaattctgctgaaatgaaaaaaatatatagtcaaaaagtaacaaaataaaagcaaagagaAGTGAGCAAGAGAAAAGGATCAATAGTGGTATGAAAAAGGACTaagatcaataaggagtattgaTTGGGGTGCATTATCATAAATATTAACTATTTCAAGTTAACAATCcccaataaaaatataataaagtaTCCTTACCAATACATGGCAGTTTGTCATCATCCAGATACATCCGTGCCAGCCCATCCTGTAACACAAATAACACTGTCATACCCATGGATAGCCACTAGAGGGCTAAAAATTACTATTAAAGGAACAGTCAGGATTTTTTGAAGTGGGGCAATATGAGGAACTTAAACAACAtacttttttttcacctttgttGGATGGTAAGAAATTATTTTCCGCTGGATGGGTTTCATACAAAACCGCACACAGCCAGTAAAATACAAGTCCTCCATAGAAATGTGCTGAATTTGGAGTATTCTCTCCCctgtttcatttattaaacACTTTAAGTGATTTCCATTTACAATTAGATTTTTCAGGCTAagtcctgcacactgtctgCATTGCCACACATGCTGGCAAAGTAACAGTACAGAAAAGTTGCCCACAGGTGTTCATTTTCAAACCTTGTTCACAGCCGAACATAGCATAGCTTCTGGTTAGCCTCTCCAAACAGGATATCGACTGTAGGTATTTTACTGTGTATTGATGAGTAACTCACACAACCTCACTTCAAATGAAATGAACTTTCCTGCTCGGCACAAGCAGCTCACCCTGATCAGAAAAGACGTGTGAAAAATGTTCTCCACCGTGCGGGAAAACGAGCTGGGATCAATGACGAACTCATAATACAACATTGGTGATGTAGCTGTGgtagaaaaagagacaaatacaCCAAAAATAATTACACAGTATCAAGAGATTAATGTCCAACAGGCCAAATTTAAACTCACGGTCTTCTTCGTGGTATCTCTTCAGCCATCCCAGGATCCTTTCCACCTCTTTCACGGTGGCATCCTGTTGGGAGTCTTCCATTTTCTTcagctgatttataaaatcaaacaacatACATTTAAGAAAATAGATAACAGAAGTGGTCAGATCTGTAGGATGACGAGAggttaatacatttattttcatatttaattattGGACTAAAACAGGTTCATTCAAATTAGTGGAGCTATGGAAGTGTGACTACTTGAGTTGGCATGATCCTCTTAGCCTCTTTACTCGGTACTCGTCTCTGCCTTTCTATCCTTGGTCTCGGAGGTGGCGGCTCTGCGTGGAATGATCCCCTCCTGATAGATGAAAAGAGTGAAAACCCTGATAAGTAGCAGCAATAATCCAAGGACACTGCAAGAACAACCTTAAAAAAACTCCTAGAATTATTTGTACTTTAAATACATCAAGGTTTTTAATCAATCAGAAAATAA is a window of Cheilinus undulatus linkage group 6, ASM1832078v1, whole genome shotgun sequence DNA encoding:
- the LOC121511184 gene encoding zinc finger protein 665-like encodes the protein MLPVDLLRGFVNERLTAAAEEIFEVFKRTIVEYEDEINRQRRLLDIVWKPHVKLQRIEIPQRHVCEEEEVLSDQQLCYQERNSSLDQPEPSIENLHINLHKIEILEQHVCKEEEVLSDQQLCNQVKNSSLDQEDPQPPQIKKELEEVFTSQLELRQGTQNIKLTLTNEDGDNYEPETDIDHQLPAQSSPLTENQDPESSSSHGHSVSARKTKSLNHSSHSLKSSDNVCDPGRGKKSLKCGTHGEVFKEKLFSCKTCGKRFSNSANLSRHNVIHTGERPHTCETCGKGFRLYQALKTHMVVHTGERPYSCSICGRRFTQSSNLGRHMSIHDNIRPFSCQTCGKSFRVNFDLKVHMRTHTGDMPYFCSICGKFFRENFDLKEHLNKHTGVRPYSCSICGKRFFAKKTLNSHSKIHSGKKPL